A genomic stretch from Halichoerus grypus chromosome 5, mHalGry1.hap1.1, whole genome shotgun sequence includes:
- the BOLA1 gene encoding bolA-like protein 1: MLSGQLVGRLFSMAGRVCLSRSSAGLGTIGPVEAAIRTKLEQALNPEVLELRNESGGHAVPPGSETHFRVAVVSSRFEGLSPLQRHRLVHAALSEELAGPVHALAIQARTPAQWKENPQLDMSPPCLGGSKKTRGTP; encoded by the coding sequence ATGCTGAGTGGGCAGCTGGTCGGGCGCCTGTTCTCCATGGCCGGTCGCGTGTGTCTGTCCCGGAGCAGCGCGGGATTGGGGACCATCGGTCCCGTCGAGGCAGCCATTCGCACGAAGTTGGAGCAGGCACTCAACCCCGAGGTGCTGGAGCTGCGCAACGAGAGCGGCGGCCATGCAGTCCCACCGGGCAGCGAGACGCATTTCCGCGTGGCGGTGGTGAGCTCTCGCTTTGAGGGACTGAGCCCCTTACAACGGCACCGGCTGGTCCACGCTGCCCTGTCTGAGGAGCTGGCTGGGCCGGTCCACGCACTGGCCATACAGGCACGGACCCCCGCCCAGTGGAAGGAAAACCCTCAACTGGACATGAGCCCCCCTTGCCTGGGTGGGAGCAAGAAAACTCGGGGAACCCCCTGA